Proteins from a single region of Mucilaginibacter daejeonensis:
- a CDS encoding phytoene desaturase family protein codes for MQLPKRDLDAVIIGSGPNGLAAAILMQQQGLSTLVIEGKSTIGGGMRTEELTLPGFKHDVCSAIHPLALGSPFLSTLPLHQHGLRFLYPGIDAAHPFDDGSAAILARSVEDTARRLGADAHTYTDLIKPLVKDWPLLAPDILGPLKLPQHPLALARFGLKALLPATTLAHKFKTIQARGLIAGMAAHAIQPLTNLTTAAIALVLLTNGHTGGWVIPEGGSASITSAMAAYYTSIGGRIQTDTYITSMAQLPSAHAVLFDVTPRQLLQIAGHQLSSVYKWQLERYRYGDGVYKIDWALDAPIPFTADDCRKAGTVHLGGTLEEIVAAEASSKQGRHTDKPYVLLAQQSLYDHTRAPQGKHTAWAYCHVPNGSTRNMTDIIETQVERFAPGFKERILARHTFNSVQMQEHNPNYIGGDINGGRLDIGQLFTRPALRWSPYRTSAKGLYICSSSTPPGGGVHGMCGYHAAKQALKDVFGIRVSL; via the coding sequence ATGCAACTTCCAAAACGCGACCTTGATGCGGTGATCATTGGTTCCGGACCTAATGGTTTGGCGGCTGCCATCTTGATGCAACAGCAGGGACTGAGCACCCTGGTGATCGAAGGCAAAAGCACCATTGGGGGAGGAATGCGTACCGAAGAGCTTACGCTGCCCGGCTTCAAACACGATGTTTGTTCGGCCATTCATCCGTTAGCTTTAGGGTCGCCGTTCTTAAGCACGCTGCCGCTTCATCAGCATGGTCTGCGTTTTTTGTATCCCGGTATCGATGCGGCACATCCTTTTGATGATGGTTCGGCCGCTATACTGGCCCGCTCTGTTGAGGATACCGCCCGTAGGTTGGGTGCCGACGCCCACACATATACTGATCTGATCAAACCCCTCGTGAAGGATTGGCCTTTACTGGCTCCCGATATACTGGGTCCGCTCAAATTGCCTCAGCATCCGCTGGCACTGGCGCGGTTCGGCCTCAAGGCGTTGCTGCCTGCTACGACGCTCGCTCACAAATTTAAGACCATCCAAGCGCGTGGACTGATCGCTGGTATGGCCGCGCATGCTATCCAACCGCTGACCAACCTGACCACCGCTGCCATCGCTTTAGTGCTGCTCACCAACGGGCATACAGGTGGCTGGGTCATTCCTGAAGGTGGTTCGGCATCTATAACCTCGGCCATGGCTGCCTATTATACGTCTATTGGGGGGCGTATACAGACCGACACTTACATCACCTCCATGGCGCAATTGCCATCGGCACATGCGGTGCTTTTTGATGTTACTCCGAGGCAGTTACTGCAGATAGCCGGTCATCAGCTATCCTCCGTTTATAAATGGCAATTAGAGCGTTACCGCTATGGTGATGGCGTTTACAAAATAGATTGGGCGTTGGATGCCCCGATACCTTTTACTGCTGATGACTGCCGCAAGGCAGGTACGGTACATTTAGGCGGAACATTAGAAGAGATCGTAGCAGCGGAGGCATCCTCAAAGCAAGGCCGTCATACTGATAAGCCTTACGTGTTGCTTGCACAGCAAAGCTTGTATGATCATACTCGTGCCCCACAAGGCAAGCATACCGCTTGGGCCTACTGCCATGTACCCAACGGCTCTACACGGAATATGACCGACATTATTGAAACTCAGGTGGAACGTTTTGCACCGGGTTTTAAAGAACGTATACTGGCCAGGCATACGTTCAATAGTGTGCAAATGCAGGAGCATAACCCCAATTACATAGGGGGAGATATTAACGGCGGCAGACTGGACATCGGGCAGTTGTTCACCCGCCCGGCCCTCAGGTGGTCTCCTTACCGCACGTCGGCCAAGGGTTTATATATCTGTTCCTCATCAACCCCACCGGGAGGTGGGGTTCATGGGATGTGTGGTTATCATGCGGCCAAACAGGCCTTGAAGGATGTGTTCGGCATTAGGGTATCGCTATAG
- a CDS encoding redoxin domain-containing protein, whose translation MSATNTQYPAFDHLEVNIETEFGRTEYKKLTPAVTGDNVAIGAGAPTYLGNNSYTKTPALSKILVVYFYSAQWGAVGLEHLKQLNAIRNEVRYQDGSIVVVDADGDDSTLQQLLWNHNLLLPVHTDVDAQIAKAFGVYSEDSPAWDLYAGLNSNVPLPSLFVVDHFFNVTYHHHNTEIDTAVPTQQILSSVYRSNNYLAAKRTA comes from the coding sequence ATGTCAGCTACCAACACCCAATACCCAGCATTCGATCATTTAGAGGTCAATATAGAAACAGAGTTCGGTCGTACCGAATATAAAAAACTCACTCCCGCCGTTACCGGCGATAACGTTGCCATCGGTGCCGGAGCACCAACGTACTTAGGAAATAACAGCTACACCAAAACACCGGCGCTTAGCAAGATCCTGGTGGTCTACTTTTATTCGGCACAATGGGGTGCGGTAGGCTTGGAGCACCTGAAGCAGTTGAATGCCATCCGTAACGAGGTGAGATACCAGGACGGCAGCATCGTAGTGGTCGATGCTGATGGCGATGATAGCACATTGCAGCAGTTACTGTGGAACCATAACCTGTTGTTGCCGGTACATACCGACGTTGATGCGCAGATCGCCAAGGCTTTTGGGGTGTACTCAGAAGACAGCCCGGCCTGGGATCTTTACGCGGGGTTGAACAGCAATGTGCCGCTACCATCTCTCTTTGTGGTGGATCACTTTTTCAATGTCACTTACCATCACCATAACACCGAGATCGACACTGCTGTGCCTACGCAGCAGATCCTGAGTTCAGTGTACCGGTCAAATAATTACCTGGCAGCCAAACGCACGGCCTAA
- a CDS encoding PASTA domain-containing protein, which yields MNKFWTYLKTKDFRNHFLGAIGSLLAVILIAYLSLGYYTHHGAGIPVPKLKGLAAENALAILEDQGFKYQIDSVYIQDQPPGTIIEQDPDAGTNVKEGRTIYLTMVTTQAPPVGLPDLEEKNYREALAVLANAGLKVGDTTYRSDIARDKVLEVHFGGQTIKTGQKIPKGSIVDLVLGDGAGATEVDIPDLTNQDLDAARFALRGAGLTVGVITYTGSITDSTNLVVVSQYPMRTDSTSKTSIGTRVNLTVTQAKGTPNEQPATQQQPQQQEPPVQP from the coding sequence ATGAACAAATTCTGGACGTACTTAAAGACCAAAGATTTCAGGAATCACTTTTTAGGCGCTATAGGATCGTTACTGGCCGTTATACTTATCGCTTACCTGAGTTTGGGTTATTATACTCATCATGGTGCAGGCATACCTGTACCTAAACTAAAAGGCCTTGCCGCCGAGAATGCCTTGGCGATTTTGGAAGATCAAGGGTTTAAATATCAGATCGATTCGGTATACATACAAGATCAGCCACCAGGCACCATCATTGAGCAGGACCCGGATGCCGGTACTAATGTAAAAGAAGGCCGTACCATATACCTGACAATGGTGACCACCCAAGCCCCTCCCGTTGGCCTCCCCGACCTCGAAGAAAAGAACTATCGTGAAGCACTGGCCGTACTGGCCAATGCCGGGCTGAAGGTTGGCGATACCACCTACCGTTCAGACATAGCCCGTGATAAGGTATTGGAAGTGCATTTTGGCGGCCAAACCATTAAGACCGGCCAAAAAATACCTAAAGGCTCGATAGTTGACCTTGTATTAGGCGATGGCGCCGGTGCCACCGAGGTGGACATCCCCGACCTGACGAACCAAGACCTTGATGCAGCACGTTTTGCCCTGCGAGGCGCAGGTTTGACCGTGGGTGTGATCACCTATACAGGCAGCATAACCGATTCTACCAACTTAGTTGTGGTATCGCAATATCCTATGCGTACTGATTCGACCAGCAAGACCAGCATCGGTACCCGAGTTAATCTTACGGTTACCCAGGCTAAAGGAACACCCAATGAGCAACCAGCCACCCAGCAACAACCTCAACAACAAGAACCACCAGTACAACCCTGA
- a CDS encoding rhodanese-like domain-containing protein → MSNQPPSNNLNNKNHQYNPDEEIDAQELSTRLENKDESLLILDVREPIEFHTYNIGGTNIPVAQLEQALERSNWNKSLEIIVICQAGIRSEAACNILQQHGFEHARNLKGGLLALQRLRSKA, encoded by the coding sequence ATGAGCAACCAGCCACCCAGCAACAACCTCAACAACAAGAACCACCAGTACAACCCTGATGAGGAGATAGATGCTCAGGAGCTATCGACTCGTCTTGAAAATAAGGATGAGTCCTTGCTGATACTGGATGTGCGAGAGCCTATCGAGTTTCATACCTACAATATTGGTGGTACCAATATCCCGGTAGCACAATTAGAGCAGGCGCTTGAGCGTTCGAACTGGAACAAGAGCCTTGAGATCATTGTTATATGCCAGGCCGGAATCAGAAGTGAGGCCGCCTGCAACATTTTACAACAACACGGCTTTGAACATGCACGCAACTTAAAGGGCGGATTGTTAGCTTTGCAGCGGCTAAGGTCAAAAGCCTGA
- the mltG gene encoding endolytic transglycosylase MltG, with protein sequence MATKEPRTGGTFKKFIIALVVIVILALGVTGLVYYLRWFGPNVTDKQEYLYIHTEATFPDVYRTIREEGIVKDTTTFLWSAHNMHYVDRVKPGKYKLTPGMSNRKLINMLASGNQEPVDLKFKGLRLKTQFAAAISKQLEPDSIAIISLLDSARFVEKYGFNTENVYTMFLPNTYQMYWNTSAQQFFERMNKEYEKFWTPERKQKAAAIDLTPIQVSILASIVDWEALHDDEMPTIAGLYLNRLKKGMLLQADPTVIFATGDFTIKRVLNRYLSTPSPYNTYRVKGLPPGPIMMPSVNAVNAVLDHKTHDYLYMCAKEDFSGYHNFASNEAEHKANARRFQQALNERGIKH encoded by the coding sequence ATGGCTACTAAGGAACCGCGTACGGGCGGAACATTTAAAAAATTCATTATAGCACTTGTCGTGATCGTAATATTGGCCCTGGGCGTTACCGGGTTAGTATACTACCTGCGTTGGTTCGGCCCTAACGTTACCGATAAGCAAGAATACCTTTACATCCATACCGAGGCCACCTTTCCCGACGTATACCGCACCATCCGCGAAGAAGGCATCGTGAAGGATACCACCACCTTTTTATGGTCGGCACATAACATGCATTACGTTGACCGCGTAAAGCCAGGTAAATACAAGCTTACACCCGGCATGAGTAACCGCAAACTCATCAACATGCTGGCGTCGGGAAACCAGGAGCCGGTCGATCTGAAGTTCAAAGGACTCCGACTTAAGACCCAGTTCGCAGCGGCCATCTCTAAGCAATTAGAGCCTGATTCGATCGCGATCATCAGCTTGTTGGATTCAGCTCGCTTTGTAGAGAAATATGGTTTTAATACCGAAAATGTTTACACCATGTTCTTGCCCAATACTTATCAAATGTATTGGAACACCTCTGCGCAACAGTTCTTCGAGCGCATGAATAAGGAGTATGAAAAATTCTGGACGCCTGAACGTAAGCAAAAGGCCGCAGCTATTGACCTTACCCCTATTCAGGTGTCTATACTAGCCTCGATCGTTGATTGGGAAGCACTGCATGACGACGAAATGCCGACCATAGCCGGCCTCTATCTCAATCGCCTGAAAAAAGGCATGTTACTCCAGGCCGACCCTACCGTGATATTTGCAACCGGCGATTTTACGATCAAACGGGTATTGAACCGTTATCTGAGCACGCCATCGCCTTACAATACTTACCGGGTAAAGGGATTGCCTCCGGGCCCTATCATGATGCCATCTGTGAACGCTGTTAATGCGGTGTTGGACCACAAAACTCATGACTACTTGTATATGTGTGCCAAGGAAGACTTTTCGGGCTACCACAACTTTGCCAGCAATGAGGCCGAGCACAAAGCCAATGCGCGCCGTTTCCAACAGGCACTGAACGAAAGGGGCATCAAACACTAA
- a CDS encoding acyl-CoA thioesterase, producing the protein MFTHTTKLRVRYGETDQMGYMYYGNYAEFFEVGRVEMLRSLGLTYSGMEADGIMMPVLEMKCKYLRPARYDEEISIKVTMDKMPGVKIHFRYDLYNEQEEHIHTGETLLAFIKMSTNRPSLPPQQFLDKLKPFFE; encoded by the coding sequence ATGTTCACCCACACCACCAAATTGCGGGTCAGGTACGGCGAAACCGACCAGATGGGCTACATGTACTATGGCAACTACGCCGAGTTCTTCGAAGTAGGTCGTGTGGAAATGCTGCGCAGCCTCGGCTTGACCTATAGCGGCATGGAGGCCGACGGTATCATGATGCCTGTATTAGAGATGAAGTGCAAATACTTACGGCCCGCACGCTATGATGAAGAGATCAGCATTAAAGTGACCATGGATAAGATGCCCGGTGTGAAGATCCATTTCCGGTACGACCTTTACAACGAGCAGGAGGAACACATCCATACGGGTGAGACCTTACTGGCATTCATCAAGATGAGCACCAACCGGCCAAGCTTACCACCGCAACAATTCTTAGACAAACTTAAACCGTTTTTTGAGTAA
- a CDS encoding YihY/virulence factor BrkB family protein, translated as MTWLHRFLLKTSLYRAFLEWTKSVILPGFRPLPLYTIAVFFIGELRKSALINRASSLAFNFMLAFFPATIFLFTLIPFVPISHFQDTLLHLIEVILPHNAYLAFESTMKDIIKNQNGKLLSIGFLSALYFASNGVYNLMQAFNKSSLVLEDRTWVKRRLISVALTIVISFSLLFAIAILIAGQALLKFLQSHMFQSWHFWLLLISLSRWIIVILIFFVVVSTLYRYGPAHKRRWKFSSPGSILATALAVTTSLGFSYYINNFSSYNKVYGSIGTLLVMMIYMQLNSLIILIGFELNASVDLSKRSIKIIKPRFNTFRTPRQRSSQ; from the coding sequence ATGACCTGGCTGCATCGTTTCTTACTCAAAACCAGTTTATATCGCGCTTTTTTGGAGTGGACCAAGTCGGTGATCTTACCGGGGTTCAGGCCACTGCCGTTATATACCATAGCTGTGTTCTTCATAGGTGAGCTCCGCAAAAGCGCACTGATCAACCGTGCATCATCACTGGCGTTCAACTTTATGCTGGCCTTTTTTCCGGCCACCATCTTTTTATTCACGCTCATCCCTTTCGTGCCTATATCCCACTTTCAGGATACCTTGTTGCACCTGATCGAAGTGATCCTCCCGCACAATGCGTATCTGGCGTTCGAAAGTACCATGAAGGACATCATTAAGAACCAGAATGGTAAATTGCTATCGATAGGTTTCCTGTCGGCCCTTTACTTTGCATCCAACGGGGTATATAACCTCATGCAGGCCTTCAATAAATCATCACTGGTATTGGAGGATCGTACCTGGGTCAAACGCCGGTTGATATCTGTTGCCTTAACTATAGTGATCAGTTTTTCATTACTGTTCGCCATTGCGATCCTGATAGCCGGACAAGCCTTACTTAAGTTCCTGCAATCACACATGTTCCAAAGCTGGCACTTCTGGTTGCTGCTTATATCCCTGAGCCGATGGATCATTGTGATCCTGATATTTTTTGTGGTGGTATCGACCTTGTACCGTTACGGACCGGCCCACAAGCGTCGCTGGAAATTCTCGAGCCCAGGATCCATATTAGCCACTGCATTGGCCGTGACCACGTCACTTGGCTTCTCTTACTACATCAATAATTTCTCATCATACAATAAAGTGTACGGATCGATCGGTACGCTGCTGGTCATGATGATCTATATGCAACTAAATTCGCTCATTATCCTCATCGGTTTTGAATTAAATGCCAGTGTAGACCTATCAAAAAGGAGCATTAAGATCATTAAACCGCGTTTTAACACCTTTAGGACACCACGACAGCGGTCGTCACAATAA
- a CDS encoding SDR family oxidoreductase: protein MILVTGATSVIGQKLCQLLSENKKAFRAMCRKEDQLQKLRAQGMDAVLGDFKDAEGLRSAMKGCTTLFLVSPPNEDQLESEKRAIDVARQEQITYIVRVSASDANLRSSVPWAQAHAHIDHYMRASGMPWTILKPTAFMQNFLTMTKPISKGYLPQVGGKGLVGYIDAQDIGRVAYHVLTEGDHKRATYYLNGPEVLNMKDAASTIAKAIGKKVRYVHLPSFAFRVLLRATGASRWLANGLIQQYAEVVAKNHDHDLGEEVLRLTGHQPRSFTEFAQENRESFLNW, encoded by the coding sequence ATGATCTTAGTAACAGGAGCAACAAGCGTGATCGGACAAAAGCTTTGTCAACTGCTTAGTGAGAATAAGAAAGCTTTCAGGGCAATGTGCCGGAAAGAGGATCAATTGCAAAAATTACGTGCTCAAGGCATGGATGCAGTGCTTGGCGACTTCAAAGACGCAGAGGGTCTTAGATCGGCCATGAAAGGCTGCACCACCTTGTTCCTGGTCAGTCCGCCCAATGAAGATCAGCTTGAAAGTGAAAAGCGAGCGATCGATGTGGCCAGGCAAGAGCAGATAACGTACATTGTAAGGGTATCAGCCTCCGACGCAAATTTACGGTCGTCCGTACCCTGGGCACAGGCCCATGCACACATTGACCATTACATGCGTGCATCGGGAATGCCCTGGACGATACTGAAGCCGACCGCTTTTATGCAGAACTTTTTGACCATGACCAAACCCATCTCTAAAGGATACCTGCCGCAGGTAGGGGGTAAGGGACTGGTAGGGTACATTGATGCGCAGGATATAGGCAGGGTAGCCTACCACGTGTTGACCGAAGGTGACCACAAAAGGGCTACCTACTATTTGAATGGTCCGGAGGTATTGAATATGAAAGATGCCGCTTCGACAATCGCTAAAGCGATAGGCAAAAAAGTGCGTTATGTTCACCTGCCTTCATTTGCGTTCCGTGTGTTATTAAGGGCGACCGGAGCATCCCGTTGGTTAGCCAATGGGCTTATCCAACAATACGCAGAGGTGGTGGCCAAGAATCATGATCACGACCTTGGCGAGGAGGTGCTTCGCCTAACCGGCCATCAGCCTCGCTCGTTCACCGAGTTCGCGCAAGAGAACAGGGAGTCATTCCTGAACTGGTAG
- a CDS encoding TetR/AcrR family transcriptional regulator — MVKRTKHLPKSQREQQIIDAADRVLLEVGAQDLTIDKMVAHLDVAKGTIYKYYKSKDDVLAELSVKALSVLLEHFKACAEQEGDPLKNLKDLVMAFYRYYLKYPKYFELFVYMERPDFKSNIQSYLSISSEIKNYFTEYLERCRSVGIIKKELDPSYCTYIIWGSCMGLMNFIEAKKVFIEEIVKLKRQDLLEIYADIVVNGMKA; from the coding sequence ATGGTCAAGAGAACAAAACATCTTCCCAAGTCGCAAAGAGAGCAACAGATCATTGATGCTGCCGACCGCGTATTATTAGAGGTGGGCGCTCAGGATCTCACGATCGATAAGATGGTCGCACACCTTGATGTTGCTAAAGGGACCATATACAAGTACTATAAAAGTAAGGACGATGTGCTTGCCGAGCTTAGCGTAAAAGCATTAAGTGTGTTGCTCGAGCATTTTAAGGCTTGCGCAGAGCAGGAAGGTGATCCTTTAAAGAATTTAAAGGATCTGGTGATGGCGTTCTACAGGTACTATCTTAAGTATCCGAAGTATTTTGAATTGTTCGTGTACATGGAACGCCCCGACTTTAAAAGCAATATACAGAGCTACCTCAGTATCAGTTCTGAGATCAAGAACTATTTTACCGAGTATTTAGAGCGTTGCCGATCAGTGGGCATCATCAAAAAAGAATTGGATCCTTCTTACTGCACATACATCATATGGGGGAGTTGTATGGGGTTGATGAATTTTATAGAAGCGAAGAAGGTATTTATAGAAGAGATCGTCAAACTGAAACGACAGGATCTGCTGGAGATCTATGCTGACATTGTGGTGAATGGAATGAAGGCATAA
- a CDS encoding alpha/beta hydrolase family protein, with product MKRFRWIAITPLLHILTITPTFAQKTDRFMGETVNYDEAAVPSYTLPNVLLKANGQLVKNKKDWEKERRPEIVNLFKANVYGQTPIDLDSATYVLTNKVADAMGGKACLKEVAIHIWNKGKQVTVPLVLFVPNNMRKPAPVFLLINNRSKRNTDPTRAVKSTFWPAELLIEKGYAIAAFQVGDAAPDKKDAYQHGVLDQLFPELLTQEDGMKAIGAWAWTASRVMDYFETDKDVDAHKVALVGHSRGGKTSLWAGALDQRFALIFSSCSGSTGASLARRRYGETVSLINKQFGYWFANTYKQYSDRVDDLPVDQHMLIALLAPRPVYTTNATEDRWADPPGSYLSLVNALPVYKLYQRLVNIPTEPPPVNTPIINSFIGYHFRTGIHDLNLYDWENFVRFADHHFGR from the coding sequence ATGAAAAGATTCCGTTGGATAGCGATCACACCGTTACTTCATATACTGACCATTACCCCAACCTTTGCCCAAAAAACAGATAGATTTATGGGCGAGACCGTGAACTATGATGAGGCCGCTGTTCCGTCGTATACGTTGCCCAACGTGCTTTTGAAGGCTAATGGGCAGTTGGTAAAGAACAAAAAGGACTGGGAAAAGGAGCGGAGGCCTGAGATCGTGAACCTGTTCAAGGCCAACGTGTATGGGCAAACCCCCATAGATCTTGATAGTGCCACGTACGTGCTGACCAACAAAGTGGCCGATGCCATGGGCGGTAAGGCCTGCCTGAAAGAGGTGGCCATTCACATCTGGAATAAGGGTAAGCAGGTGACCGTACCGCTGGTGCTGTTCGTTCCTAACAATATGAGAAAGCCTGCGCCCGTGTTCTTGCTCATCAATAACCGCAGTAAAAGGAACACCGACCCCACGCGAGCGGTGAAAAGCACCTTTTGGCCGGCCGAGTTACTGATCGAAAAAGGTTATGCCATAGCGGCCTTTCAGGTAGGTGATGCTGCTCCCGACAAAAAGGACGCCTACCAGCATGGGGTGCTTGATCAGCTCTTCCCCGAACTATTAACCCAAGAAGACGGTATGAAAGCTATCGGTGCATGGGCTTGGACCGCCAGCCGGGTAATGGACTATTTTGAGACCGATAAGGATGTGGATGCTCATAAGGTGGCTTTAGTAGGGCACTCCAGAGGAGGGAAGACCTCACTATGGGCTGGAGCACTCGATCAACGTTTTGCACTTATATTCAGCAGTTGTTCAGGCAGTACCGGTGCCTCCTTGGCGCGTCGGAGATACGGTGAGACCGTTAGCCTGATCAACAAGCAGTTCGGCTATTGGTTCGCCAATACCTATAAACAATATAGCGACCGTGTAGATGACCTGCCGGTAGATCAGCATATGTTGATCGCCTTGTTGGCACCGCGTCCGGTTTATACCACCAACGCCACCGAAGACCGGTGGGCCGACCCTCCAGGCTCATATCTTTCGTTGGTGAATGCCTTACCGGTGTATAAGCTCTATCAAAGGTTGGTCAACATTCCCACCGAACCACCACCGGTCAATACACCGATCATCAACTCATTTATCGGCTATCACTTCCGCACCGGCATCCACGACCTAAATCTTTACGATTGGGAGAACTTTGTGCGCTTTGCCGATCATCATTTTGGAAGATAA
- a CDS encoding DUF4832 domain-containing protein produces MRRSQKRPMLLNVLAALLCVLSISCKKDAETDTSAISGTLVKPNYNRSTVFRNPLNGWVMYAGADDEKYWDNTYYVPDLGKTVKAIDYASACYVRTSWAKLNPSDGVYAWREPNSGLGKLIRGAASRGVPIAFRIVVDGRDQGLNTPQFVFDAGAKYYLENSSFPQRRTPYPQDAIFRKYYAKFITELAKDFNDPQKTAFIDAYGLGKWGEAHNVIYEEIGAAVSANTEKLKEEAFDWVTDLYSQNFTKVPLVINYHRLVGHPASWGAANVNSDRLLVKAINKGYSLRQDAFGMTDYYQSWERAFAKTWNFKRPIIMEGGWITTGTHSYWTDPSKKYRQDHPEDVRQGEFDTSLEAAVNMMDFRVGEIDSWFTKSFSLVQRFTSEGGYRLYPDQVYLPDNLISGEEATITHRWRNMGWGYFPNNIPQWNYKYKVAFALLDASGAVKKILVDDKAEPSTWLKNAPSRYELKAGVTLPAGTYTWAVAIVDTQKDNKPGIKLAVNGDMTAEGWLKLMNVQIK; encoded by the coding sequence ATGAGAAGATCCCAAAAAAGACCAATGCTGCTTAATGTGTTAGCCGCATTGCTATGCGTGCTTTCCATATCCTGCAAAAAAGATGCAGAGACCGACACTAGCGCTATATCTGGTACTTTAGTAAAACCCAATTACAACCGCAGCACCGTGTTCAGGAACCCGTTGAATGGGTGGGTGATGTACGCAGGAGCCGATGATGAGAAGTATTGGGACAACACCTATTATGTACCCGACCTGGGCAAAACGGTCAAGGCTATAGACTACGCATCGGCATGCTACGTGCGCACCAGCTGGGCCAAGCTGAACCCCAGCGATGGAGTTTATGCCTGGCGCGAGCCCAATTCGGGTTTGGGCAAACTGATCAGGGGGGCAGCGTCTCGCGGGGTGCCGATCGCTTTCCGAATCGTGGTAGATGGGCGTGATCAGGGCCTTAATACCCCACAGTTCGTGTTCGATGCCGGTGCTAAGTATTACCTCGAGAACTCATCGTTCCCACAGCGGAGAACGCCTTACCCGCAGGACGCAATATTTAGAAAGTACTATGCTAAATTCATCACAGAGCTGGCCAAAGACTTCAACGACCCGCAAAAAACGGCGTTCATTGATGCGTATGGCTTAGGTAAATGGGGCGAGGCACACAACGTGATCTACGAGGAGATAGGTGCTGCCGTTAGCGCCAATACCGAAAAGCTCAAAGAGGAAGCCTTTGATTGGGTGACCGATCTGTACAGCCAGAACTTTACCAAGGTGCCGTTAGTGATCAACTACCACCGTTTGGTGGGGCACCCAGCCAGTTGGGGTGCGGCCAATGTGAACAGCGACAGATTACTGGTAAAAGCCATTAACAAGGGTTACAGTCTTCGTCAGGACGCTTTTGGTATGACCGACTACTACCAGAGCTGGGAGCGAGCTTTTGCCAAGACATGGAACTTCAAACGCCCGATCATTATGGAAGGTGGCTGGATCACCACCGGCACACACAGCTACTGGACCGACCCCAGCAAAAAGTATCGTCAGGACCATCCTGAGGATGTGCGCCAGGGTGAGTTCGATACGTCGTTAGAAGCTGCAGTGAATATGATGGATTTCCGGGTAGGCGAGATCGATAGCTGGTTCACCAAGTCGTTCTCATTGGTGCAGCGCTTTACCTCCGAGGGGGGCTACCGCTTGTACCCCGATCAGGTATACCTACCCGACAATTTGATAAGTGGGGAAGAGGCGACCATTACGCACCGCTGGCGAAACATGGGCTGGGGATATTTCCCTAACAATATCCCGCAGTGGAACTACAAATATAAAGTCGCCTTTGCCTTGCTTGATGCCTCAGGTGCTGTCAAAAAGATATTGGTAGATGACAAGGCCGAGCCTTCTACCTGGCTCAAGAATGCACCCTCAAGGTATGAACTAAAGGCCGGCGTGACGCTGCCGGCAGGTACTTACACCTGGGCGGTGGCTATCGTCGATACTCAAAAAGACAACAAGCCCGGCATCAAACTCGCCGTTAACGGTGACATGACGGCCGAAGGATGGCTGAAGTTGATGAACGTGCAGATCAAATAA